DNA from Thermomicrobium roseum DSM 5159:
AAGTGGCACGCCTGCGATTGCGCCTTCGAGGCAGCGAACGATGCAGTGCAGATCCACGGCGCCTACGGTTATTCCAGCGAGTATCCGGTGGAGCGCTACTTCCGCAACTCGCGGGGCGCGGTGATCTACGAGGGGACGCGCGAGATCCACACGCTCCTGCAGGCCGAGTACGCGCTCGGCTATCGCGTGGACAAACTGCTCCGCTGCCCGCAGCCACCAGCGCAAGGATACGAGACGGTCGTGGCGCGGGGGTGAGATGCGTCCGCTCGTCATTCCCTATCGGGGAAAGCAGCCGCAACTCGCGCCGGATGTCTTCGTCGCGCCCACGGCGGTCGTGATCGGCGATGTCGTCGTGGGGTCGAGGTCGAGTCTCTGGTTCGGCGTCGTGCTGCGCGGCGATATCGGGCCGATCCGTATCGGCCAGCGCGTCAACTTGCAGGAAGGGGTCATCGTCCATCTCGACGAAGGGTTTCCGGTGGTGATCGAGGACGATGTCACGATCGGCCATGGTGCGATCGTGCACGGCGCGCAGATCGCCGCTGGTGCCCAGATCGGCATGGGAGCGATCCTGCTCACCGGTTCGCGTGTCGGTGCGGGGGCGATCGTGGCGGCAGGAGCGTTGGTGCCGGAAGGGATGGAAGTCCCGGCGGGAACGGTCGCGGTCGGAATCCCGGCGCGTATCCGGCGCGAGGTGACCACCGAAGAACGAGCCGAACTCCTGGAGCGTGCGCAGCGGTACGCGCAGCGTGGCGAGGAGTTCCGTCGTCTGCTCGCTGGCGGAGGTGAGGCATGAGCGTGCGTGTCGAGCGGGAGGGGGCGATCACCCTCGTCACGGTCGAGCGCCCGGAACGACTGAACGCGCTCGATACCGCGACGTTGCGTGCCTTACTCGCGGCAGTGCAGGAACTGGCAACGGAGGAGGCGATCGCTGTCGTCGTCCTCACCGGGGCAGGCGATCGCGCGTTCATCGCCGGAGCCGATATCAGCGAGATGGTAGAGAAGTCGCCAGCCGAGGCGCTCGCCTTCGCCGAGTTGGGACACGCCGTTTGCCGGGCGATCGAGGAAGCGCCGCAACCGTACATCGCAGCGGTCAATGGCTACGCGCTAGGAGGCGGCTGCGAGATCGCGCTGGCGTGCGATATCCGCCTCGCCAGCGAGCGCGCCGTCTTCGCCCAGCCGGAAGTAACGCTGGGTATTCCACCAGGCTGGGGCGGATCGCAACGGCTGCCGCGCGTCGTTCCTCCTGGTATCGCGCGCGAGTTGCTCTATACGGGGCGCCGCGTCGATGCGCAGGAAGCACTGCGGATCGGGCTCGTCAATGCCGTCTATCCGGCTGACCAACTCCTCGAGCGAGCTCGGGAACTGGCGAACCGGATCGCGGCCAACGGGCCACTCGCGGTCCGCTTGACCAAGGCGGCGGTTCGCTTCGGTCTCGAGCAGGGGCTGGAAGCTGGACTGACCTACGAGCGGCAGGTGTTCGCGTACGCGTTCACCACCGAGGATCAGCGGGAGGGGATGCGGGCATTTCTGGAAAAGCGTCGTCCGGCTTTTCGCGGGCGCTGATGCGTCGTCCAACTGGTGGGATGGAGGAAAACGGTGAAGATCGCGGTCCTCGTGAAGCAGGTTCCCGATCCGAACGCCGTGCGGTTCGACCCGCGGCTCGGGGATCTGGTACCGGGCATCCAGGAAGTCGCCAACGAGTACGACCTCTATGCGCTCGAGGCAGCGCTGCGTCTCCGGGAGCAGGTCGGTGGGCAGATCGTGGTTGCCAGTGTCGGGCCGGCGCGAGACGCGCTCAATCGCGCGCTCGCGATGGGTGCCGACCGGGCGGTCTCCATCGAGGGCGAGGGGTTGCCGGGAGACAGCTGGGTGACCGCGACCGTGCTCGCCGCCTGGCTGCGAGGCGAGCAGCCGGACGTGATCTGGTGCGGGCAGGAGACGAGCGATTCCGGAACAGGCAATGTCGGCCCCGCGGTGGCAGCCTTGCTCGATATTCCGCTGGTGAGCAATGTGGTCGGCTGGGAGTTTCGGGACGGTGTCTTCACCATCGAACGGGAGATCGAGGACGGGCATCAGTTCCAGGAGGTGGCTCCACCCCTGGTGCTCTGCGCGCTCTCGGCGTTGCCACAGCCACGCTTGCCGACTTTGCGCGGCATCATGGACGCTCGCCGCAAGCCGGTCGAGCGACTCGGACCGGCTGATCTCGGTCTGGACGCCAGCGAGTTGGTGCCGCTGGTCAGCTGGGCTGGCTTGAGCCAGCCGGAAGCGAAGGCGGCGGGTATCGTGGTCCAGGACGTCTCCCCCGACGAGGCAGCCGAGCGCCTGCTCGTATTCCTGGAAGCGCGCGGCTTGCTGGGTTGAGGAAGGGATGAGCGATCGATGGCTGGAGGAGGTCTGCTGGTCGTCGTCGAGACCGCGCAGGGTGTCGCGCGCCCGGCTGCACTGGAGCTGTTCGGTGCGGCGAGCCGGGCGAGCGCAGCGCTCGGTCCGGTCACGGCACTCGTCGTGGGACATGGGGTCAGCGGAGCTGCCGAGCAGGTCGCCCGCCTCGGCGTCGCTCGCGTGCTCGTGGTCGATGAACCAGCGTTCGCCGAGCCCGTGGCGGAGCGACTGGCGCGGGCTGTTCAGGTGGCGTGGGAGCAGGTCGAACCGGCGCTCGTCCTCGTGCCTGGCACGACACTGGGACGCGACACCGCTGCCCTGGTCGCCGCCGAGCGTCGTGTTCCTCACCTGGTCGATATCGTCGCGCTGGAGGTCACGCCGGAGGCATTCGTCGCCACGCGTCCGGTCTATCAGAGCAAGCTGGTCACCACCGTGCGGGCGGGCCGCGAGCGCGCTGCGGTCGTGACCGTGCGCTCCGGTGCATTCCGCCCACCCGAGCCAGGCGAGGCGGGTGCGACGATCGAGCCACTGGCCGTGGGGCTGGAGGAGCGTCAGCAACGGGTACGCGTGACGCGGATGGTGGACAAACCGCGTGGGCAGGTCGATCTGGAAAGTGCGCCCGTGGTGGTCGTCGGTGGCCGGGGAATCGGCGGGCCGGAGGGGTTCGCGCAGCTGGCGGAACTGGCGGAACTCCTCGGTGGGGCGCTCGGCTGCACCCGAGCGGTCAGCGACCTCGGCTGGCGCCCGCACTACGAGCAGATCGGTCAAACTGGCAAACAGGTGCGTCCCAAGCTGTATCTCGGAGTCGGGGTCTCGGGCGCAGTCCAGCATACGGTGGCGATGCAAGGGAGCGAGACGATCGTGGTCATCAATCGCGATCCCAATGCCCCGTTGGTCAAGATGGCCGATCTCGCTGTCATCGGTGACTGGAGCGAGATCGTGCCGCGTCTCATCGCTCGGCTCCGCGAACGACGAGGGAACGGTGCATGAGCCAGGAGCGCGTCGAAGTCATCGTGGTCGGAGCGGGCCCAGCGGGCGTCGCCGCCGCGTTGACGCTCGCTCGAGCTGGGGTGGAGGTCGTGGTCCTCGAGCGCGGCGCCTATCCGGGAGCCAAGAACGTGATGGGCGGGATCCTCTACCGCCAGCCGACCGAGGAGCTGGTTCCCGGATTCTGGCGGGAAGCACCGCTCGAGCGGGCGATCGTCGAGCAGCGGTATCTGTTGCTGACCGACGAGGATGCGATCGGCTTGAGCTACCGCACGCCGGTCTTCGGCCAGCCACCCTACAATGCATTCAGTGTTCTCCGTGCCGAGTGGGATCGCTGGTTTGCCCAGCAGGCTGAGGCAGCCGGTGCCCTGATCGCGACCGAGGTGACGGTCGAGGATCTCCTCTGGGAGGACGGGCGCATCGTGGGAGTGCGTGCCGGGGAGCAAGGGGATCTCGTGGCGGACGTGGTCGTGATCGCTGATGGGGCGAACTCGCTCCTCGCGCAGAAGGCTGGCCTGGCGCGTGACGCTCGCCCCGAGGAGCAAGCGCTCGTCGCGAAAGAGCTGCTGCGGTTGCCCGCGGAGGAGATCGACCGCCGCTTCGCTGTGCCGCCCGGCCAAGGGGTCGCCATCGAGGCGTTCGGCGCGGCAACAGGCGGTTTGCTCGGGTACGGTTTCATCTATACCAACCGGGAGACGCTTTCGATCGGGACGGGAGCACTGCTGAGCGATCTCATCGCGTACGAGGTCAACGTCAGTGATCTCCTGGAACGCTTCAAGCAGCATCCGGCGATTGCACCGCTTTTGGAGGGGGCTGAGCTCGTCGAATACAGTGCGCACCTGATCCCGGAAGGTGGTTGGCGAGCGCTCCCCACGCTGTTCACGGACGGGGCGCTGGTCGTGGGCGACGCGGCCGGCTTCGTCAACCCGCTCAGCCGGGAGGGATCGAACTTCGCGATGATCTCCGGCAAGCTGGCCGCCGAGACTATTCTCGAGGCCCGCCAGACCGGTGACTATTCCGCGCTGGCGCTCAGCCGGTACTGGGAGAAGCTCGAGGCGAGCTTCATCTTGCCGGACCTGGAGTTGATCCGCAATGTCACACCGTTCTTCCATGCTCGACCGTACCTCCTGCAAGACGTTCCGGCGGCGCTCGCCCACGCCGTGCGCCACTACCTGACGGTCGACAGTACTCCGAAGGCACGGAAGTATCGAGAGATCCTCCGGGAAC
Protein-coding regions in this window:
- a CDS encoding gamma carbonic anhydrase family protein translates to MRPLVIPYRGKQPQLAPDVFVAPTAVVIGDVVVGSRSSLWFGVVLRGDIGPIRIGQRVNLQEGVIVHLDEGFPVVIEDDVTIGHGAIVHGAQIAAGAQIGMGAILLTGSRVGAGAIVAAGALVPEGMEVPAGTVAVGIPARIRREVTTEERAELLERAQRYAQRGEEFRRLLAGGGEA
- a CDS encoding enoyl-CoA hydratase-related protein, with amino-acid sequence MSVRVEREGAITLVTVERPERLNALDTATLRALLAAVQELATEEAIAVVVLTGAGDRAFIAGADISEMVEKSPAEALAFAELGHAVCRAIEEAPQPYIAAVNGYALGGGCEIALACDIRLASERAVFAQPEVTLGIPPGWGGSQRLPRVVPPGIARELLYTGRRVDAQEALRIGLVNAVYPADQLLERARELANRIAANGPLAVRLTKAAVRFGLEQGLEAGLTYERQVFAYAFTTEDQREGMRAFLEKRRPAFRGR
- a CDS encoding electron transfer flavoprotein subunit beta/FixA family protein, coding for MKIAVLVKQVPDPNAVRFDPRLGDLVPGIQEVANEYDLYALEAALRLREQVGGQIVVASVGPARDALNRALAMGADRAVSIEGEGLPGDSWVTATVLAAWLRGEQPDVIWCGQETSDSGTGNVGPAVAALLDIPLVSNVVGWEFRDGVFTIEREIEDGHQFQEVAPPLVLCALSALPQPRLPTLRGIMDARRKPVERLGPADLGLDASELVPLVSWAGLSQPEAKAAGIVVQDVSPDEAAERLLVFLEARGLLG
- a CDS encoding electron transfer flavoprotein subunit alpha/FixB family protein codes for the protein MAGGGLLVVVETAQGVARPAALELFGAASRASAALGPVTALVVGHGVSGAAEQVARLGVARVLVVDEPAFAEPVAERLARAVQVAWEQVEPALVLVPGTTLGRDTAALVAAERRVPHLVDIVALEVTPEAFVATRPVYQSKLVTTVRAGRERAAVVTVRSGAFRPPEPGEAGATIEPLAVGLEERQQRVRVTRMVDKPRGQVDLESAPVVVVGGRGIGGPEGFAQLAELAELLGGALGCTRAVSDLGWRPHYEQIGQTGKQVRPKLYLGVGVSGAVQHTVAMQGSETIVVINRDPNAPLVKMADLAVIGDWSEIVPRLIARLRERRGNGA
- a CDS encoding FAD-dependent oxidoreductase, with the translated sequence MSQERVEVIVVGAGPAGVAAALTLARAGVEVVVLERGAYPGAKNVMGGILYRQPTEELVPGFWREAPLERAIVEQRYLLLTDEDAIGLSYRTPVFGQPPYNAFSVLRAEWDRWFAQQAEAAGALIATEVTVEDLLWEDGRIVGVRAGEQGDLVADVVVIADGANSLLAQKAGLARDARPEEQALVAKELLRLPAEEIDRRFAVPPGQGVAIEAFGAATGGLLGYGFIYTNRETLSIGTGALLSDLIAYEVNVSDLLERFKQHPAIAPLLEGAELVEYSAHLIPEGGWRALPTLFTDGALVVGDAAGFVNPLSREGSNFAMISGKLAAETILEARQTGDYSALALSRYWEKLEASFILPDLELIRNVTPFFHARPYLLQDVPAALAHAVRHYLTVDSTPKARKYREILRELGRELRPARLLRDGLAALRELAS